From Pseudobdellovibrio exovorus JSS, a single genomic window includes:
- a CDS encoding ATP-binding protein has product MKIKNPFRFSSLRSVLITWFFVFSILPLVLISWYSLRQFQQAIESEQLQRLQSNGREVAVIVSDYYQQLKNNQEALASSSQFVEALVQSNRRFLKDFSYAGLSLSFLNSASLYSPSGQKLLILNRDRQNNLQSQFIFSEDQVLREDEVKHLANQDELGTVVESNTDGLTLVLLSKFKNTEGEIQGYIEQRIDLKSLFLMRVKNKIKSELFLLDNSQNKILASTFYLPNADIRSLVQQGQSLHDEDQILNIKSQDTPYGFIIQPLLWDKSVFFLGIGMSKKGSLEVLQNINVAFIGVISLVALFLIITIVISTTVLLRPINELIDGLQAFDKTEKPIQLAVKNKTEIGRLTRTFNQMSYKIYRAKHDLRKKIKELEKANLNLKAAQAKLVHSAKMTSLGQLVAGVAHELNNPIGFIYSNTGHLKDYSQKLFKIIDEIEQNPEKINEIKQAYDYEYIKKDLPLLIRSCEDGAQRTRDIVVGLRNFSRLDESQLKEVDLREALDTTLEILGGEIKNRIKIIKNYETVPPIWCYASQINQVLVNILANAAQAIEGNGRIWIHLSAQKATPEKPRHIRLSIQDSGAGIPREVVEKIFEPFFTTKDVGQGTGLGLSISYGIVQNHGGDIQVKSQQGKGTEFIVTLPLRPPQTKPPSARLKMGKDDKTKF; this is encoded by the coding sequence GTGAAGATTAAGAATCCATTTCGGTTTTCATCTTTAAGATCAGTATTGATCACATGGTTTTTTGTATTTTCTATTCTGCCGTTGGTTTTAATTTCATGGTATTCGTTACGGCAATTTCAGCAGGCTATTGAAAGTGAACAATTGCAGCGACTTCAATCCAACGGACGAGAAGTGGCTGTCATTGTTTCGGATTACTATCAACAACTTAAAAACAATCAAGAAGCCTTGGCCAGTTCAAGTCAATTTGTTGAAGCTTTAGTGCAATCCAATCGTAGATTTTTAAAAGACTTTTCTTATGCAGGGCTCAGCTTAAGTTTTCTAAATTCAGCTTCTTTGTATTCACCAAGCGGGCAAAAGTTACTCATTTTAAATCGTGATCGTCAGAACAACCTGCAATCACAATTTATCTTTTCAGAAGACCAAGTCCTACGTGAAGATGAAGTAAAACACTTAGCAAATCAAGACGAACTCGGCACCGTTGTCGAAAGCAATACGGACGGATTAACGCTGGTGTTACTTAGTAAGTTTAAAAACACAGAAGGTGAAATCCAAGGCTATATAGAACAGCGAATAGATTTGAAATCACTGTTTCTTATGCGAGTTAAAAATAAAATCAAGTCTGAGCTTTTCTTATTAGATAATTCGCAGAATAAAATTTTGGCATCGACATTCTATTTGCCGAATGCAGATATTCGCTCTTTGGTGCAACAGGGGCAATCGTTGCATGACGAAGACCAAATTTTAAATATCAAAAGCCAAGACACGCCCTACGGATTTATTATACAGCCACTGCTGTGGGATAAGTCGGTCTTTTTTCTGGGTATTGGTATGAGCAAAAAAGGCTCCTTAGAAGTTCTACAAAATATTAATGTGGCCTTCATCGGTGTCATCAGTTTAGTGGCGCTGTTCCTGATTATCACAATCGTGATTAGCACCACCGTGTTATTGCGGCCGATTAATGAATTGATTGATGGTTTGCAGGCATTTGATAAGACAGAAAAACCAATTCAATTGGCAGTTAAAAACAAAACAGAAATCGGCAGATTGACCCGCACGTTTAATCAGATGAGCTATAAAATTTATCGAGCGAAACATGACTTGCGAAAGAAAATCAAAGAGCTCGAAAAAGCGAACCTGAACTTGAAAGCGGCTCAGGCGAAGTTAGTGCATTCGGCTAAGATGACCAGCCTAGGGCAACTGGTAGCAGGGGTGGCGCACGAATTGAATAATCCGATTGGTTTTATCTACAGTAACACAGGACATTTAAAAGATTATTCCCAGAAATTATTTAAGATCATTGATGAGATCGAACAGAATCCAGAAAAGATTAACGAGATCAAGCAGGCTTACGATTATGAGTATATTAAAAAAGATTTGCCCTTACTGATCCGTTCGTGTGAAGACGGAGCCCAGCGCACACGAGACATCGTTGTGGGACTACGGAACTTCTCTAGATTGGATGAATCGCAATTAAAAGAGGTTGATTTACGTGAAGCCCTCGATACCACTTTAGAAATTCTCGGTGGAGAAATTAAGAACCGAATCAAAATTATCAAGAACTACGAAACAGTTCCACCGATATGGTGTTATGCTTCGCAGATCAATCAAGTTCTAGTGAATATATTAGCCAATGCGGCTCAGGCCATAGAGGGAAATGGACGCATTTGGATTCACCTGAGCGCCCAGAAAGCGACTCCGGAAAAACCTCGTCATATACGCCTATCGATTCAAGACAGTGGGGCTGGAATTCCTCGTGAAGTCGTAGAGAAAATTTTCGAGCCGTTTTTTACGACAAAAGATGTGGGGCAGGGAACAGGATTAGGGCTGAGTATTTCCTATGGAATCGTACAAAATCATGGTGGCGACATCCAAGTGAAGTCCCAGCAAGGTAAAGGGACTGAGTTCATTGTGACTCTTCCTTTAAGGCCACCTCAAACGAAACCGCCTTCGGCGCGTCTCAAAATGGGAAAAGACGACAAAACTAAGTTTTAG
- a CDS encoding JAB domain-containing protein, whose product MMSISPCASFYFLLLRHLFQKSNESFWVIYLDSALEFIAIQRMATGQPNFCLVKPQKIFKSALLLDAQALVLAHNHPSLNVQPTPADIRMTQQLIKKGHLLQLPILDHIIFTDKNYFSFKENNLI is encoded by the coding sequence ATGATGTCGATTTCACCCTGTGCCTCTTTTTATTTTCTTTTATTGCGCCACCTGTTTCAAAAAAGTAACGAAAGTTTTTGGGTCATTTACCTAGACTCGGCATTGGAGTTTATCGCTATTCAGCGGATGGCCACAGGACAGCCAAACTTTTGTCTTGTTAAGCCGCAGAAGATTTTCAAAAGTGCCCTATTACTCGACGCACAGGCTCTGGTTTTAGCGCACAATCACCCCAGCTTAAACGTGCAACCAACACCTGCAGATATCCGCATGACTCAACAGTTGATAAAAAAAGGGCACCTTCTACAGCTGCCCATTTTAGATCATATTATTTTTACAGATAAGAATTACTTCAGTTTCAAAGAGAATAACTTAATCTGA
- the lpoB gene encoding penicillin-binding protein activator LpoB, which translates to MNHFLKLSSVVVLGLALASCGPKAFVKGEYDEDINRENLMNDQWSETDMQVAVRAMVNSMVSHSTIANAKRVPVVIVTNLQNKTSEHIDTQNIMDMVRVDLTRSGKVAFVDKEARQDIAEEYAYQGSGTTSEETKKSTGGQTGADFIINGRLDSIVQEVGKEKTVYYKLTLNLTNLKTGVIAWTDYKQIRKMYKKKSVGL; encoded by the coding sequence ATGAATCATTTTCTGAAATTATCCTCTGTTGTTGTGTTGGGTTTAGCTCTGGCCTCCTGCGGTCCTAAAGCATTTGTGAAAGGTGAATACGATGAAGATATCAATCGTGAAAACCTGATGAATGATCAATGGTCTGAAACAGATATGCAAGTGGCAGTACGTGCGATGGTGAACTCTATGGTAAGTCATTCGACAATTGCTAATGCGAAGCGTGTACCAGTTGTTATTGTCACAAATTTGCAAAACAAAACCAGCGAACATATTGATACTCAAAACATTATGGATATGGTGCGCGTGGATTTAACTCGTTCAGGAAAAGTAGCCTTCGTTGATAAAGAAGCTCGTCAAGATATCGCAGAAGAATATGCATATCAGGGTTCCGGCACGACATCTGAAGAGACAAAAAAATCTACAGGTGGTCAAACAGGTGCAGATTTCATTATTAACGGACGCTTAGACTCGATTGTTCAAGAAGTGGGTAAAGAAAAAACGGTGTACTACAAGTTAACTCTTAACTTAACAAATTTGAAAACGGGTGTGATCGCTTGGACTGATTACAAGCAAATCCGCAAAATGTACAAAAAGAAAAGCGTTGGTCTTTAA
- a CDS encoding polyhydroxyalkanoate synthesis regulator DNA-binding domain-containing protein gives MNQMENLSVKPSAKVKIIKRYQNRKLYDTQQSCYVTLDDIAKMIRSNEEVMVIDNKSKNDITAATLTQIIFESEKKASQYAPLFTLREIIQNGNGSISSYLAKLGAFPIDYMTKQATVSVNIDRVSTDDLKQTADNRVATAARLNTDSTSKAVAEKATVLPGLNQEDETPNLPLPSNNQGFNP, from the coding sequence ATGAACCAAATGGAAAACTTAAGCGTAAAACCAAGCGCAAAAGTTAAAATTATCAAACGCTACCAAAATCGTAAGTTATATGACACTCAACAAAGCTGCTACGTGACTCTGGATGATATTGCAAAAATGATTCGCTCTAACGAAGAAGTTATGGTGATCGACAATAAATCAAAAAATGACATCACGGCAGCTACTTTGACGCAAATCATCTTTGAATCAGAGAAAAAAGCTTCTCAGTACGCTCCGCTTTTCACTCTTCGCGAAATCATCCAAAACGGCAATGGTAGCATCTCTAGCTACTTAGCTAAACTTGGTGCTTTCCCAATCGACTACATGACGAAGCAAGCTACTGTTAGCGTGAATATCGATCGCGTATCGACTGATGATTTAAAACAAACTGCTGACAACCGCGTTGCTACTGCAGCTCGCTTGAACACAGATTCAACTTCGAAAGCGGTTGCTGAAAAAGCGACTGTTCTTCCTGGTTTGAACCAAGAAGATGAAACTCCGAACCTTCCGTTGCCAAGCAACAATCAAGGTTTCAATCCGTAG